In Pyrus communis chromosome 1, drPyrComm1.1, whole genome shotgun sequence, the following are encoded in one genomic region:
- the LOC137726018 gene encoding uncharacterized protein, translating into MPANLVPLDIVDFDVILGMDWLDYNRAMLNCHKKIVTFHRPSMPIVTFVDEHSGLKHGVMSAMRVKRMLRKGCQGYLACVMMTEETPTCVEDVRVVRHFPDICPDDLLCLPPDYEVEFTIDLIPGTDPISLTPYRMAPKGIKNPVARTY; encoded by the coding sequence ATGCCAGCTAATCTTGTTCCCTTGGACATCGTTGATTTCGATGTTAtcttgggcatggattggttaGATTACAATCGTGCCATGTTGAATTGTCATAAGAAAATTGTTACTTTTCATCGACCGAGCATGCCTATTGTAACTTTTGTCGACGAACATAGTGGTCTGAAACATGGAGTTATGTCTGCCATGAGGGTGAAACGGATGTTAAGGAAGGGTTGTCAAGGCTACTTAGCTTGTGTAATGATGACTGAGGAGACTCCTACTTGTGTGGAAGACGTTCGGGTAGTTAGACATTTTCCTGATATTTGTCCTGATGATTTACTTTGCTTACCACCGGATTATGAAGTGGAGTTCACTATCGACCTAATTCCAGGTACCGACCCTATTTctctaactccttatcgtatggctcctaaGGGAATTAAAAATCCAGTTGCAAGAACTTATTGA